The Corvus cornix cornix isolate S_Up_H32 chromosome 12, ASM73873v5, whole genome shotgun sequence genome includes a window with the following:
- the LOC120410700 gene encoding heat shock transcription factor, Y-linked-like gives MAMEREFSSLRFPQKLWKMLESDQFQSIWWSEGGKCVAINKDLFEAEVLGREGQQVFHTQKIKSFMRQLNAYGFTKMQRDIQRSASLPEFLSEEAAASAHSQILYYYNPSFNTAHPRLLETCKRRGVLKGRGPDADEMDERPL, from the exons ATGGCCATGGAGCGAGAGTTCTCATCCCTGCGCTTTCCACAGAAGCtttggaaaatgctggaaaGTGACCAGTTTCAGTCCATTTGGTGGAGTGAGGGTGGAAAATGTGTGGCCATCAACAAAGATCTCTTTGAAGCggaggtgctgggcagggaaggacaACAGGTCTtccacacacagaaaattaaaagtttcaTGCGACAGCTGAACGCGTATGGATTCACCAAAATGCAGCGGGATATCCAAAGATCTGCCTCCCTGCCCGAATTCCTatcagaggaagcagcagcttctgctcacAGCCAG ATCCTCTACTACTATAACCCCAGCTTCAACACAGCACATCCCCGGCTGCTGGAAACGTGCAAGAGGAGAGGTGTCCTTAAAGGAAGGGGCCCAGACGCAGACGAGATGGATGAACGACCCCTTTAG
- the LOC104683239 gene encoding heat shock transcription factor, Y-linked-like yields the protein MDHPQVLEGYKPRVDHKRRAPAALCLDEELEESCPSGSCQDLSPVQGTAADMEEEVFTPAPAQDTQVSAHRKPVLDMKLWKMLESDQFQSIWWSEGGKCVAINKDLFKVEVLGRGVHQRVFNTQHIRSVIRQLNLYGFTKVQRDIQRSASLPEFLSEEAAASAHSQILYYYNPSFNRAHPWLLGTCKRRAALKQRALDAAGLDERPL from the exons ATGGACCATCCTCAGGTGTTGGAAGGCTACAAGCCAAGAGTGGACCACAAAAGAAGAGCCCCAGCTGCATTGTGCCTAgatgaggagctggaggaaagcTGCCCCTCAGGAAGCTGCCAAGATCTTTCGCCTGTCCAGGGAACTGCTGCTGACATGGAGGAGGAGGTGTTcacaccagctcctgcacaggACACACAGGTGTCTGCTCACAGAAAGCCTGTACTTGACATG AAGCtttggaaaatgctggaaaGTGACCAGTTTCAGTCCATTTGGTGGAGTGAGGGTGGAAAATGTGTGGCCATCAACAAAGATCTCTTCAAAGTggaggtgctgggcaggggagtTCATCAGCGGGTTTTTAACACACAGCACATCAGGAGTGTTATTCGCCAGCTGAACCTCTATGGATTCACCAAAGTGCAGCGGGATATCCAAAGATCTGCCTCCCTGCCCGAATTCCTatcagaggaagcagcagcttctgctcacAGCCAG ATCCTCTACTACTATAACCCCAGCTTCAACAGAGCAcatccctggctgctgggaacATGTAAGAGGAGAGCTGCCCTCAAACAGAGAGCCCTGGATGCAGCAGGGTTGGATGAAAGGCCCCTCTAG